One Castanea sativa cultivar Marrone di Chiusa Pesio chromosome 4, ASM4071231v1 DNA window includes the following coding sequences:
- the LOC142631221 gene encoding chitinase-like protein 1 translates to MKMKAKGILVILALVVLAVAVECDPDTVTKVKTVRGKKVCTKGWECNQWSQFCCNETITDYFQVYQFEEWFSKRNTPVGHAVGFWDYQSFILAAAQYEPLGFGTTGNKTEKMKEIAAFLGHVGSQTSCGYGVATGGPLAWGLCFNREMSPSQSYCDDFYKYTYPCAPGAEYYGRGALPIYWNYNYGAAGDGIKADLLNHPEYVEQNATIAFQAAIWRWMTPIKKSQPSAHDAFVGNWKPTKNDTLSKRVPGFGATMNILYGERICGQGDIDPMNTIISHYLYYLDLLGVGREQAGPSEVLSCAEQVAFNPVTTANTATS, encoded by the exons atgaaaatgaaagcaaagggcattttggtaattttggcaCTGGTGGTGCTGGCAGTGGCGGTGGAGTGTGACCCGGACACGGTGACTAAGGTGAAGACGGTGCGTGGCAAGAAGGTGTGTACCAAAGGTTGGGAGTGTAATCAGTGGTCACAGTTTTGCTGTAACGAGACAATCACTGATTACTTCCAAGTGTATCAATTTGAGGAATGGTTTTCTAAGAGGAACACGCCTGTGGGTCATGCCGTTGGGTTCTGGGACTACCAGTCCTTCATTCTTGCTGCTGCGCAGTACGAGCCACTTGGGTTTGGGACCACTGGTAACAAGACTGAGAAGATGAAGGAGATCGCTGCTTTTCTTGGCCATGTTGGGAGTCAGACTTCTT GTGGTTATGGAGTGGCAACTGGAGGACCGTTAGCTTGGGGGCTTTGCTTCAACAGAGAAATGAGTCCCAGCCAGTCATACTGTGACGACTTCTACAAATACACCTACCCTTGTGCTCCTGGAGCTGAATACTATGGCCGTGGTGCCTTGCCTATCTACTG GAACTACAACTATGGTGCAGCTGGGGATGGTATTAAAGCAGACCTGTTGAACCATCCAGAATACGTTGAGCAAAATGCTACCATTGCTTTCCAGGCTGCGATTTGGAGGTGGATGACCCCAATCAAGAAGTCACAGCCTTCAGCCCATGATGCCTTTGTTGGCAACTGGAAGCCTACCAAGAATGACACTCTATCTAAGCGTGTTCCTGGTTTTGGTGCCACAATGAACATCCTTTATGGGGAACGTATTTGTGGCCAAGGTGATATTGATCCTATGAACACCATCATTTCCCATTACCTATATTACCTTGATCTTCTTGGTGTTGGCCGAGAGCAGGCAGGGCCCAGTGAAGTGCTCTCTTGTGCAGAGCAGGTTGCATTTAACCCTGTCACCACTGCCAACACTGCAACTTCTTGA
- the LOC142631439 gene encoding 2-alkenal reductase (NADP(+)-dependent)-like yields the protein MKARYFPEGIDIYFENVGGKMLDAVLLNMRAHGHIAGCDMISQYNLDKPEGVHNLMHLIYKRVRIEGFVVTDYFHLYPKFLEYILPHIAEGKIVYVEDIAEGLESVPSALIGLFSSLNVGKQVVLVAWE from the exons ATGAAAGCAAG GTACTTTCCGGAAGGAATTGACATTTACTTTGAGAATGTTGGGGGAAAGATGCTTGATGCAGTGCTACTCAACATGAGAGCCCATGGTCATATTGCTGGTTGCGACATGATCTCACAGTACAACCTTGACAAGCCTGAAGGAGTGCACAATTTAATGCATCTGATATACAAACGGGTTCGAATAGAAGGATTTGTTGTTACTGATTACTTTCACCTCTACCCAAAGTTTCTGGAGTATATTCTGCCTCACATTGCTGAAGGGAAGATTGTGTATGTGGAAGACATAGCTGAAGGTCTCGAGAGTGTCCCATCAGCACTTATTGGGCTATTTTCTAGCCTCAATGTTGGTAAACAGGTAGTTTTAGTTGCTTGGGAATGA